In Rhodoferax koreense, a genomic segment contains:
- a CDS encoding FecR domain-containing protein, with protein sequence MAKHGLLGHWSRLPCWLVFCLLSSFLCNNVSAADFIYTVQPGDHPWNLAQRYLRHMALGAPLLALNHIPDDRRILPGTRLRIPQAWLKLETAQVRLLAAYGATSVQSGGNAAEHPAEPGAMLRAPARLRTGADGSATLQFADGSRVLMRRDSELLLRQTQASALGQTSLISIELMRGSLENQVTPLGNTGGRFEIRTPAATAAVRGTAFRLSFDSAAGVLRTEVLEGAVNVANRTGEATPQALQGNVSRTGAAPAPPVALLAAPNLDGLPARIERLPVDLPVAPLAGAVAYRTQVAPDARFEVVTSDETTLAARVRARELEDGSHVLRVRAIDAQGLEGLSAERALQVHARPAPPLLIEPAPDAVLTTARPRFRWTEGDPRLSYRLQLAAGDGAPAFVEPVDAQDVPRGTAQAGLDLPVGAYRWRVAAVDPQKGQGPWGDAQAFRRVLPGPDVAIAPVEEGRLILRWSAQPQAARYRFQIAREAAFGAPILDAETETPQYALQDLAPGIYQVRVQAIGADGFAGPWGAPQTFTVPEAPSPYWRALWLLIPALLMF encoded by the coding sequence ATGGCAAAACACGGATTGCTGGGTCACTGGTCGCGCCTGCCCTGCTGGCTGGTCTTCTGCCTGCTTTCGTCCTTTCTTTGCAACAATGTCTCGGCGGCCGACTTCATCTACACGGTCCAGCCAGGTGACCATCCCTGGAACCTTGCCCAGCGTTATCTCCGGCACATGGCGCTGGGTGCGCCGCTGCTCGCGCTCAACCACATCCCGGACGACCGCCGCATCCTGCCCGGCACGCGACTGCGCATTCCGCAGGCCTGGCTGAAGCTCGAGACGGCCCAGGTCCGGCTGCTGGCGGCATACGGTGCGACGAGCGTGCAATCCGGAGGCAATGCGGCCGAGCACCCCGCCGAGCCCGGTGCCATGCTGCGTGCGCCGGCCCGTCTTCGCACCGGCGCGGATGGCAGCGCGACGCTGCAGTTCGCCGACGGCTCCCGGGTGCTGATGCGCCGCGATTCGGAGCTGCTGCTGCGCCAGACCCAGGCCAGCGCGCTTGGCCAGACCAGCCTCATCTCGATCGAGCTGATGCGCGGCAGCCTGGAGAACCAGGTTACGCCGCTGGGCAATACCGGCGGGCGCTTCGAGATCCGCACACCCGCGGCCACGGCGGCGGTGCGCGGCACCGCCTTTCGGCTGTCCTTCGACAGCGCGGCCGGAGTGCTGCGCACGGAAGTACTCGAAGGTGCGGTCAACGTGGCCAATCGCACCGGCGAGGCCACTCCCCAGGCCTTGCAGGGCAATGTTTCCCGAACGGGTGCCGCGCCTGCGCCGCCGGTGGCGCTGCTGGCGGCGCCGAACCTGGACGGGCTGCCGGCGCGCATCGAACGCCTGCCGGTCGATCTGCCCGTGGCACCGCTGGCGGGCGCTGTCGCCTACCGTACGCAGGTCGCGCCCGACGCACGGTTCGAGGTGGTCACGTCCGACGAAACCACCCTGGCGGCACGGGTTCGCGCGCGCGAACTCGAAGACGGCAGCCACGTGCTGCGCGTGCGCGCCATCGACGCCCAGGGACTGGAGGGGCTGTCGGCCGAACGCGCGCTGCAGGTCCATGCCCGGCCAGCGCCCCCGCTGCTCATCGAGCCGGCACCCGACGCGGTCCTCACGACCGCACGGCCCAGGTTCCGCTGGACCGAAGGGGACCCGCGGCTGAGCTACCGGCTGCAACTGGCCGCCGGCGACGGGGCACCCGCTTTCGTTGAGCCGGTGGATGCGCAGGACGTGCCGCGGGGCACGGCGCAGGCGGGACTGGATCTGCCGGTCGGCGCCTACCGCTGGCGCGTGGCCGCCGTCGATCCGCAGAAGGGCCAGGGGCCGTGGGGCGACGCGCAGGCGTTTCGCCGCGTGCTGCCCGGGCCGGACGTGGCCATCGCGCCGGTGGAGGAAGGTCGTCTCATCTTGCGCTGGTCGGCCCAGCCGCAGGCGGCACGCTACCGGTTCCAGATTGCGCGCGAAGCGGCCTTCGGCGCACCGATCCTGGACGCGGAAACCGAGACGCCGCAATACGCCTTGCAGGACCTGGCCCCCGGCATCTACCAGGTGCGCGTGCAGGCCATCGGCGCCGATGGCTTCGCCGGACCGTGGGGCGCCCCCCAGACTTTCACCGTGCCCGAGGCGCCATCGCCGTACTGGAGGGCCCTGTGGCTGCTGATCCCCGCGCTGCTGATGTTCTGA
- a CDS encoding FMN-dependent NADH-azoreductase: MQLLHIDSSVLGENSVTRVLTQRIVTEWQASHPGTAVQRLDLATDAPSHLSMDSLGFRLGADHADLSDVQRQENAVSEALVRQFLDADVVVIGAPLYNFTIPTQLKAWIDRIAQAGRTFKYTDKGPVGLAGGKTVIVAIGRGGVYSNSEGGRAMEHQESYLSVLFGFLGVTDVRFVRAEGVAMGPDAKASALASAEAEIKLLTAPAANQDKVSLAA; the protein is encoded by the coding sequence ATGCAACTGCTCCACATCGATTCCAGCGTCCTCGGCGAAAACTCCGTCACTCGCGTGCTCACCCAACGCATCGTCACCGAATGGCAGGCCAGCCACCCGGGCACTGCCGTGCAGCGACTGGACCTGGCCACCGACGCGCCCAGCCATCTGTCCATGGACTCGCTCGGCTTCCGCCTGGGCGCCGACCATGCCGATCTGAGCGACGTGCAACGCCAGGAGAACGCGGTCTCCGAAGCGCTGGTCCGGCAATTCCTGGACGCCGACGTCGTCGTCATCGGCGCGCCGCTCTACAACTTCACCATCCCGACCCAGCTCAAGGCCTGGATCGACCGTATCGCCCAGGCCGGCCGCACCTTCAAGTACACCGACAAGGGCCCGGTCGGTCTGGCCGGCGGCAAGACGGTGATCGTGGCCATCGGCCGCGGTGGCGTCTATTCCAACAGCGAAGGCGGCCGCGCCATGGAACACCAGGAAAGTTACCTGTCGGTGCTGTTCGGCTTCCTCGGGGTGACCGATGTGCGCTTCGTGCGCGCCGAAGGCGTGGCCATGGGACCGGACGCCAAGGCCAGCGCCCTGGCTTCAGCCGAAGCCGAGATCAAGCTGTTGACGGCGCCGGCCGCCAACCAGGACAAGGTGTCGCTCGCAGCCTGA
- a CDS encoding LysR substrate-binding domain-containing protein yields MQDLNDMFYFAEVVEQGSFAAAGRALGLPKSRLSRRVAELETRLGVRLLQRTTRKLSLTDVGEVYFRHCAAMRTEASAADEAVLRVQAEPRGTVRVTCPVTLAQGVLGEKLPLFMARHPQVRIEMEVTNRVVDLVEEGVDVALRVRTNLDGSASLVVKRLSVSTGLLVASPEQLARQGHPQSPADLQRLDTIAMSAVDGRSSLKLVGPEGAEYTWVHHPRLVADDLLTLKLSALRGVGATFLPDYMCSAEIADGRLHRLLPGWSLPPGVLHAVFPSRRGLVPAVRTFLDFLGESQLVG; encoded by the coding sequence ATGCAGGATCTGAACGACATGTTTTATTTCGCCGAGGTGGTCGAGCAGGGCAGTTTCGCGGCCGCCGGCCGGGCGCTGGGCCTGCCGAAATCCCGGCTTTCACGCCGCGTGGCCGAGCTCGAGACCCGGCTCGGCGTGCGGCTGTTGCAGCGCACCACGCGCAAGCTCTCGCTGACCGACGTGGGCGAGGTGTACTTCCGCCACTGCGCAGCCATGCGCACCGAGGCCAGCGCCGCCGACGAGGCCGTGCTGCGCGTGCAGGCGGAGCCGCGCGGCACCGTGCGCGTGACCTGCCCGGTCACGCTGGCGCAGGGCGTGCTGGGCGAAAAGCTGCCTTTGTTCATGGCCCGGCATCCGCAAGTGCGCATCGAGATGGAAGTCACCAACCGCGTGGTCGACCTGGTGGAGGAGGGCGTGGACGTGGCGCTGCGGGTACGCACCAACCTCGACGGCAGCGCGAGCCTCGTGGTGAAGCGGCTGTCCGTGTCGACCGGGCTGCTGGTGGCCAGCCCCGAACAGCTCGCGCGGCAGGGCCATCCGCAGAGTCCGGCGGACCTGCAACGGCTGGACACCATCGCCATGTCGGCGGTGGACGGCCGCTCGTCGCTCAAGCTGGTCGGCCCGGAAGGGGCCGAATACACCTGGGTGCACCATCCACGTCTTGTGGCCGATGACCTGCTCACGCTCAAGCTATCGGCCCTGAGGGGGGTCGGCGCCACATTCCTGCCCGACTACATGTGCAGTGCCGAAATCGCCGACGGTCGGCTGCACCGGCTACTGCCGGGCTGGTCGCTGCCACCCGGAGTGCTGCACGCGGTGTTCCCGTCGCGCCGCGGCCTGGTGCCGGCCGTGCGGACATTCCTCGATTTCCTCGGCGAATCGCAGCTCGTGGGTTGA